The following proteins are co-located in the Insulibacter thermoxylanivorax genome:
- a CDS encoding lantibiotic protection ABC transporter ATP-binding protein encodes MEMILQTRNLCKSFKGQRAVQDVSLSIPKHAVYGLLGPNGAGKSTTLKMLTGMLRPSSGEILFEGRPWSRRDLARIGALIESPPLYENLTARENLKVRATLLGLPDTRIDEVLHIVDLAHTGNKRAGQFSMGMKQRLGIALALLHQPKLLILDEPANGLDPIGIQEQRELIRSFPKQGITVILSSHILSEVEQIADHIGIIAGGVLAYQGPVTPDGDLESLFMQIISKHRKGGN; translated from the coding sequence ATGGAAATGATCTTGCAAACGAGAAACCTATGTAAATCATTCAAGGGACAGCGAGCTGTCCAAGATGTTTCTCTTTCCATTCCTAAGCACGCAGTCTATGGACTGCTCGGTCCCAACGGGGCGGGCAAATCAACAACGCTGAAGATGCTCACCGGCATGCTGCGGCCCTCCTCCGGCGAGATCTTGTTCGAGGGCAGACCCTGGTCACGCAGGGATCTGGCAAGAATCGGCGCCTTAATCGAGTCGCCGCCGTTATATGAAAACTTAACCGCGCGGGAGAATCTGAAAGTGAGAGCAACCCTCCTCGGCCTGCCGGACACTCGGATCGATGAGGTGCTGCACATCGTGGACTTGGCACATACCGGGAACAAACGTGCCGGCCAATTCTCCATGGGCATGAAGCAGAGGCTCGGGATCGCCCTTGCATTGCTCCACCAGCCCAAACTGCTGATCCTCGATGAGCCGGCCAACGGCCTGGATCCGATCGGCATTCAGGAGCAGCGGGAGCTCATTCGTTCGTTTCCGAAGCAGGGAATCACTGTGATCCTCTCCAGCCACATCTTAAGTGAAGTGGAACAAATCGCTGATCATATCGGCATCATCGCCGGCGGCGTGCTGGCCTATCAGGGGCCGGTTACCCCGGATGGGGACTTGGAATCCTTGTTCATGCAGATCATCAGCAAGCATCGGAAGGGAGGGAACTAG
- a CDS encoding lantibiotic immunity ABC transporter MutE/EpiE family permease subunit: MLVYIRAEYLKIRRTFTKQLFWLAPLLTMFMSFALMGGQYFQTGTYNWWYILMLPGALTLICAGIMMRDKRKLNYRAILGLPIQLEKVWYGKIGAAMILYLLTTIILFIGVGIGGVLFSASLTWSEHALGSLLLYLSYLWQIPLCLFLTDRLGMIAAFILNLPGNIASSVLLADTPLWWTVPYAIPARLMCAAIGVLPNGLPVPEGDVLLDKGVILPGVLITLGLFVILSLLTMLPFRRREVL, from the coding sequence ATGCTGGTCTATATTCGTGCGGAATATCTGAAAATACGCAGAACGTTCACGAAGCAATTGTTCTGGCTCGCCCCGCTTCTCACGATGTTCATGAGTTTCGCGCTTATGGGCGGCCAATATTTCCAAACGGGAACCTACAACTGGTGGTATATTCTCATGCTGCCGGGGGCTTTGACGCTGATCTGCGCGGGAATCATGATGAGGGATAAGAGGAAATTAAACTATCGCGCCATCCTCGGGCTGCCTATTCAGCTGGAGAAAGTCTGGTATGGCAAGATCGGTGCCGCAATGATCCTGTACCTGCTTACCACCATCATCCTGTTCATCGGCGTCGGGATCGGCGGCGTCTTATTCTCTGCCTCGCTGACATGGTCTGAGCATGCCCTGGGCAGTTTACTGCTCTACTTGTCTTATCTCTGGCAGATTCCCCTCTGCCTTTTCTTGACCGATCGGCTCGGCATGATCGCTGCCTTCATCCTCAATCTGCCAGGCAACATCGCAAGCAGCGTCTTATTGGCAGACACGCCGCTCTGGTGGACCGTTCCCTATGCGATCCCCGCAAGGCTGATGTGCGCAGCGATCGGCGTACTGCCGAACGGCTTGCCTGTTCCCGAGGGAGATGTGTTGCTGGATAAAGGCGTCATCTTGCCGGGCGTGCTGATCACCTTGGGCTTGTTCGTCATCCTGAGTCTGCTGACGATGCTGCCTTTTCGCCGCCGGGAGGTTTTATAA
- a CDS encoding lantibiotic immunity ABC transporter MutG family permease subunit: MRSYLHCILAETIKLRRQPLPLIHLLVPSAGAGIFLAFYAFTPYSPVSKALAYMQVLAAAYPVMIGIVCAIAADQEAAAGQYQQLLTQPSRLVPLAGKLTLLLGLGVGSSVLASAGFGSGFLYWLRQSPFELGFYLKAACILFASTVILYALHLYVGLRFGSGASIGLGVMESLLAALLLTGLGDRLWIYVPCAWAPRFITLWMQAGISEHPLPAELLFKQGILLSTAGTLLSMLLLGWWFCRWEGRLSHG, encoded by the coding sequence ATGCGATCCTACTTGCACTGTATCTTGGCAGAGACGATCAAACTCAGAAGACAACCGCTGCCGCTGATCCATCTGCTGGTCCCGTCAGCGGGTGCAGGGATCTTCCTAGCCTTTTATGCCTTCACACCCTATTCACCTGTTTCTAAAGCCTTAGCCTATATGCAGGTCCTGGCAGCCGCTTATCCTGTGATGATCGGGATCGTCTGCGCCATCGCTGCCGATCAAGAAGCAGCTGCCGGACAGTATCAGCAGCTGCTGACCCAGCCAAGCCGGCTTGTCCCTCTAGCAGGCAAGTTGACCCTTCTTCTGGGCTTAGGTGTCGGCAGCTCAGTATTGGCCTCTGCGGGATTCGGAAGCGGCTTCCTCTATTGGCTGCGACAATCCCCCTTTGAATTGGGGTTTTACCTGAAAGCTGCCTGCATCCTCTTTGCAAGTACGGTGATTCTCTATGCGCTGCATCTTTATGTTGGATTAAGATTCGGCAGCGGCGCCTCGATCGGACTGGGAGTCATGGAGAGCCTCCTCGCTGCCCTCCTCCTCACCGGTTTGGGAGATCGCTTATGGATCTATGTTCCCTGCGCATGGGCTCCGCGCTTTATCACCCTCTGGATGCAAGCTGGGATCTCAGAGCATCCCCTCCCTGCGGAACTGCTGTTCAAGCAGGGGATCCTGCTCAGCACAGCCGGAACCCTCTTAAGCATGCTATTATTAGGGTGGTGGTTCTGCCGCTGGGAAGGCAGATTATCCCATGGATAA
- a CDS encoding response regulator transcription factor, producing MANLLAVDDEPAVLALIKNILEKDGHLVTTISSPAEVLNLQLGAYDLILLDVMMPEIDGFTLCRKIRSKVDGPILFLTAKSMEQDIMTGLGEGADDYIIKPFGAGELRARVHAHLRREKRERRNLLCLGEITFNLSGKELMVGDHIAALTKSEYAICEFLAMNRGQVFSKDQIYDSVFGYDGNSDYTTIVEHIKNIRAKLKRLGAAPIETVWGIGYRWR from the coding sequence TTGGCTAATCTGCTGGCTGTCGATGATGAACCTGCGGTTCTGGCTCTGATCAAGAATATTCTCGAGAAGGACGGCCATCTCGTGACGACCATCTCCTCCCCAGCCGAGGTGTTGAACCTTCAGCTGGGAGCCTATGATCTGATCTTGCTCGACGTGATGATGCCGGAGATAGATGGCTTCACCCTCTGCCGCAAGATTCGCAGCAAGGTGGATGGTCCGATCCTGTTTCTCACAGCTAAATCCATGGAGCAGGATATCATGACAGGTTTAGGCGAGGGTGCCGATGATTATATCATCAAGCCCTTCGGCGCCGGTGAGCTTAGAGCCCGCGTCCATGCTCATCTCCGTCGTGAGAAACGGGAGCGGCGCAATCTTCTCTGCCTCGGTGAGATTACCTTTAATCTATCCGGCAAAGAACTCATGGTTGGGGATCACATCGCCGCACTGACTAAGAGCGAATATGCCATCTGTGAGTTCCTAGCCATGAACAGAGGGCAGGTATTCTCCAAGGATCAGATCTATGATTCGGTCTTCGGCTATGACGGCAACAGCGATTATACCACGATCGTCGAACATATTAAGAATATACGCGCCAAACTGAAGCGCCTGGGAGCTGCACCGATTGAAACCGTATGGGGGATCGGATACCGATGGAGATGA
- a CDS encoding HAMP domain-containing sensor histidine kinase: MGDRIPMEMSFRRKRQKTIKLRTLFLKYLAVFCAGTIGLVLAIVLIFSGLMTIGAILPANYAEQQVMQIREEIQAGQQPELDDPHALFRYAKYTLDGRLLEHNLSSEQAAAAWNLLEDREFIYRYPYNYAKAVNDQDVYILRYSLSAQFNHPGMQRVLPNAEICFIVIFCIAFLIGVGLLASSFGRKLTLKLSGLQEAAKHIQKQDLAFAIRYSGIAEIDQVLQSMDQMRNALRNSLERQWKLERSRRQQVSALAHDVKTPLTIVRGNADLLAETDLTAEQEEYVRYIAESAGKMEDYINRLIEITKAEHAASYQPVHFTICPFIQKIEDQMNALAVTKSLACNVITCGLPDTVYGDPGLLERALMNVIANAVDHSPYGGKLTFIAEQIPGSIRFCIRDEGPGFSPEALRLAAEPFYMGDASRGASGHYGMGLYITQFVADLHGGKLLIANSEAAGGGEVSLTLPYEEPAHET; this comes from the coding sequence ATGGGGGATCGGATACCGATGGAGATGAGCTTTCGCCGCAAAAGGCAGAAAACCATAAAACTTCGCACGCTTTTTCTAAAGTATCTTGCTGTCTTCTGTGCCGGAACCATCGGCCTCGTCCTGGCCATCGTACTGATCTTCTCCGGCTTAATGACCATCGGTGCGATCCTGCCGGCCAATTATGCCGAGCAGCAGGTGATGCAGATCCGAGAGGAGATTCAAGCCGGGCAGCAGCCCGAGCTTGATGATCCGCACGCCTTGTTCCGTTACGCCAAGTACACGTTAGACGGCCGGCTGCTGGAACATAATCTCTCGAGCGAACAAGCCGCTGCCGCATGGAACCTGCTTGAAGACAGGGAGTTTATCTATCGTTATCCTTACAATTATGCCAAAGCCGTGAACGATCAGGACGTTTATATTCTTAGGTATTCGTTGTCTGCGCAATTCAACCATCCCGGCATGCAGAGAGTGCTGCCCAATGCGGAGATCTGCTTCATCGTCATCTTCTGCATCGCGTTCCTGATCGGGGTTGGACTGCTTGCCTCCTCCTTCGGACGCAAGCTGACGCTTAAGCTAAGCGGACTGCAAGAGGCCGCGAAGCACATTCAAAAGCAGGATCTGGCGTTTGCGATCCGATACAGCGGGATTGCAGAGATCGATCAGGTCTTGCAATCCATGGATCAGATGAGAAACGCCCTGCGAAACTCCCTTGAACGGCAGTGGAAGCTCGAGCGGAGCCGGCGGCAGCAGGTGTCGGCACTGGCCCATGATGTGAAGACGCCGCTGACCATCGTCCGCGGCAATGCGGATCTCCTGGCGGAGACGGACCTCACCGCTGAACAGGAAGAATATGTGCGCTATATCGCTGAAAGCGCCGGGAAGATGGAGGACTATATCAACCGATTAATCGAGATCACCAAAGCCGAACATGCCGCCTCCTATCAACCTGTACACTTCACCATCTGCCCATTCATCCAGAAGATCGAAGATCAGATGAACGCTTTAGCGGTGACCAAGTCCCTTGCTTGCAACGTCATCACCTGCGGTCTGCCGGATACCGTATATGGGGACCCTGGGCTGTTGGAGCGAGCTTTGATGAACGTCATAGCCAATGCCGTCGATCATTCTCCGTATGGCGGCAAGCTGACCTTCATAGCAGAGCAGATACCGGGAAGCATTCGCTTCTGCATTCGCGATGAAGGGCCCGGTTTCTCACCGGAAGCCCTGCGCCTTGCTGCAGAGCCGTTCTATATGGGCGATGCCTCGCGGGGGGCCAGCGGTCATTACGGCATGGGGCTCTACATCACGCAATTCGTCGCAGATCTGCACGGCGGCAAGCTGCTGATCGCCAACTCGGAAGCTGCGGGCGGCGGTGAAGTGAGCTTAACGCTTCCCTATGAAGAACCCGCACATGAAACATAA
- a CDS encoding GntR family transcriptional regulator has translation MPRLGGLTVIFHSNTTKPLYIQIAEWLENEILSGNIRPHERIYSQYQLAEMFNINPATAAKGLSLLLEENLVYKKRGLGMFVAEDAQARIQAKRKEITLRQLIYDVVGEAANLGVSEEDLIAMIKQAISERKDGTS, from the coding sequence ATGCCGAGGTTAGGAGGTCTGACGGTGATTTTCCATTCGAATACAACCAAACCGCTCTACATCCAGATCGCAGAATGGCTGGAGAACGAGATCCTGTCCGGGAATATCAGACCTCATGAGAGGATTTATTCACAGTATCAGTTGGCAGAGATGTTCAACATCAACCCTGCTACCGCTGCTAAAGGGCTGAGCTTGTTATTGGAAGAGAATCTAGTGTACAAGAAACGGGGACTCGGCATGTTTGTCGCTGAAGATGCCCAAGCAAGGATCCAGGCCAAAAGGAAGGAGATCACCTTAAGACAGCTCATCTATGACGTCGTGGGAGAAGCCGCTAATCTTGGTGTAAGTGAGGAGGATTTGATCGCTATGATCAAACAAGCCATCTCAGAGCGAAAGGATGGGACCTCATGA
- a CDS encoding ATP-binding cassette domain-containing protein, whose product MNVIECHQLSKYYYRKRALHNLSFTIKEHTITGLIGRNGAGKTTLLRILAGYYRPSSGNPKSLRDTDFFFVANRLTSHLSNIAFLLTVSLYAGITVPLLGSLFKLIIYLTTDRSLILSGDVVLSAEEYAIGMWATTMAVSLLSAIGYLWSTLIQLVRLFIIVLPAIFISLLMLNISGEFELIYMMFQFYAEETSLLVYSCKIIATLVVLYTSVVILTSRLEVGR is encoded by the coding sequence ATGAATGTGATCGAGTGTCACCAATTAAGCAAGTACTATTACAGAAAACGCGCACTGCATAACCTGTCCTTCACCATCAAAGAACATACGATCACCGGTCTAATCGGACGCAACGGCGCGGGCAAGACGACTTTGCTGCGAATCCTCGCGGGATACTATCGGCCGAGTTCAGGCAACCCCAAATCCCTGCGCGACACGGATTTTTTCTTCGTGGCCAATCGCCTGACCAGCCATCTGTCCAATATCGCATTCTTGCTGACGGTAAGTCTATATGCCGGCATCACGGTGCCGCTCTTAGGCTCTTTGTTCAAGCTGATCATCTATTTAACCACTGATCGTTCGCTCATCTTATCCGGTGATGTCGTGTTATCTGCAGAAGAGTATGCCATTGGGATGTGGGCGACGACCATGGCGGTCAGTTTATTATCGGCCATCGGTTATCTATGGAGCACGCTTATTCAACTCGTCAGACTATTCATAATCGTGCTTCCTGCAATTTTCATCAGCCTCCTCATGCTCAATATCTCCGGTGAATTCGAATTAATATATATGATGTTCCAATTCTATGCCGAGGAAACCTCACTCCTCGTATATAGCTGCAAGATCATCGCCACCTTGGTCGTCCTCTATACATCTGTCGTCATCCTAACGAGCCGATTGGAGGTTGGAAGATGA